AATGCTCTTTTCCATAAGCAATGGTGTTCGTCGTATCAATATAAATATGGTCACCGACAATTATATTCCCTCGTTCATCTGCTTCATAAATGCTGCCAAGGCTATCCCAGCTGCCCACATCGTTCCATCCAAAATCTCCTGGAACCACAAGAACTTCATTACTTCTCTCCATAATACCATAATCAATCGAAATGTTTTGCATCTGAGGATAAAGAGCAGCAAGCGCTTTTGCTTCTTCCTCTGTATCTATATATTGCTCCAATTCTAGCAGTTTATCATAGAGTTTAGGCAAAAATCTTTTGATATTATCTAAAATAGTAGAAGCTTTCCATACAAACATACCGCTATTCCATAAGAATTTTCCGCTGTCTAAATATTCCCTGGCCTTTTGAATATTTGGTTTTTCTACAAATTCCTCAACTTCGTATACATTTTGATCTATTTCTTTTCCCATATGAATATAGCCATATCCTGTGCAAGGGAAAGTCGGCTTAATACCAATCGTAATCAGGTTGTTCGTAGATTCAGCTAAATCAAAGCATTTATCCAGTATCTTTATAAATTCCGATTCATTTTTAATAAAGTGGTCAGAAGGATGTACGCACATTAAAGCATCCTGTTCTCTCTTTCTTAGCACCATAGCAGCATATCCAATACAAGGTGCAGTATTTCTGCCAATAGGTTCTAAGAGAATATTACTTTTAGGGATCTCTTCAATAACAACTTCTTTCATAATCTCTTCCTGAACTTGATTGGTTACGATTAAGGTTTGATGATAAGGTACTAAAGGATTAATACGATTAATCGTTTCATTAATCATCACATCATTACCACTTAAATTAAGCAATTGCTTAGGGGAGGCTTGCCTTGATAATGGCCAGAAACGAGTACCTC
This is a stretch of genomic DNA from Defluviitalea raffinosedens. It encodes these proteins:
- a CDS encoding mannose-1-phosphate guanylyltransferase, with the protein product MKRYSVIMAGGGGTRFWPLSRQASPKQLLNLSGNDVMINETINRINPLVPYHQTLIVTNQVQEEIMKEVVIEEIPKSNILLEPIGRNTAPCIGYAAMVLRKREQDALMCVHPSDHFIKNESEFIKILDKCFDLAESTNNLITIGIKPTFPCTGYGYIHMGKEIDQNVYEVEEFVEKPNIQKAREYLDSGKFLWNSGMFVWKASTILDNIKRFLPKLYDKLLELEQYIDTEEEAKALAALYPQMQNISIDYGIMERSNEVLVVPGDFGWNDVGSWDSLGSIYEADERGNIIVGDHIYIDTTNTIAYGKEHLIAALGVDNLIIVHTPDATLVCPKDRAQDVKLIVDELKAKNRNELL